The sequence CCGCCAAGGGTGTAAGTGTCGGGGATTATGCCGCACTCAAACTCAGCGTCGGCAGCGGTGAAAACATCTGTCAGCCCCGCTCCGAGAAGGAGGAACACGAAAACTGAATATTTGAGCGTGTACAGGCTCATGCCGAACTTCAGAAACACAAGAAGGAATATCACCCCCGTGAGAAGCTCTACCAACGGGTACTTCAGTGAAATTTTCTCCCCGCAGTCACGGCATCTGCCTTTCAGCAGAAGGAAACCTATAAGAGGAATATTATGATAAAATCTGATCCTGTGTCCGCATTTCGGGCAGTTTGAGGGCGGAAACGCAATGGAAATACCTCTGGGCAGCCTTGCAATGAGCACATTCAGGAAGCTTCCGAACACAAGACCGATTATAAATACATAGATAGACAGAAAAACGGGGAGGGGCAACACTAATCCTTTTTCCCCTGAAGCGCCGCTTCTATGACAAAGCTGCTGCCCTCAAGGCTGAATTTAACGCAGAGGCTTTTTGTTGTTCTCTGCTTGGCTATTTTATGATCCTTTCCGAGAATGACGTTTGGAATGGAAATTTTGAACCTTACGCCAAGGCGGGAGAAGATCTGTTTGGCACCGCCCGCTATCATGTTGAGAATTTCACCGATGGCATCTGTGACATCTGCGTCGATGGAGTCCTTTTCCTCTCCGGCGAAGCTTTTGTATATTCTTAGCGCCAAAGCTTCGGGCATGCTGATTATCACAAATCCGTTTGCGTCACCGGCAAGCCCGATCACACCTGAGATTTCGTTAACGAATTCTTTTTCCTCACGGACATAGACCTCTTCCTTTCTCGGTTCAGCACCGACCATGGTTTTGAAAACTTCACTTGTGGAAATTATAAAAGGGTTAATATGCTCAGCTTTCATAAAACCTCGAAAAAGAATCCGCCGGATTTACTTTTGTATAGTCAGATGCCCAGAAAGGAAATACCTCTGGAATCTGCAAATTC is a genomic window of Geovibrio thiophilus containing:
- a CDS encoding prepilin peptidase: MPLPVFLSIYVFIIGLVFGSFLNVLIARLPRGISIAFPPSNCPKCGHRIRFYHNIPLIGFLLLKGRCRDCGEKISLKYPLVELLTGVIFLLVFLKFGMSLYTLKYSVFVFLLLGAGLTDVFTAADAEFECGIIPDTYTLGGAVAGVFFSFITYPGIQTSLLGALAGFLSLWIPAWLYKKLRRQEGMGGGDIKLMMMIGAFLGYVPVYFIVFGSAVIGSLVGIPLVILKKDKNYMIPFGVFIAAAAVLYIFFEPRIMALMLP
- a CDS encoding chemotaxis protein CheX; this translates as MKAEHINPFIISTSEVFKTMVGAEPRKEEVYVREEKEFVNEISGVIGLAGDANGFVIISMPEALALRIYKSFAGEEKDSIDADVTDAIGEILNMIAGGAKQIFSRLGVRFKISIPNVILGKDHKIAKQRTTKSLCVKFSLEGSSFVIEAALQGKKD